A single Corallococcus silvisoli DNA region contains:
- a CDS encoding MotA/TolQ/ExbB proton channel family protein codes for MIPSVNELLRVVLAEAAPAAAGHASSGGLGDFIVGAFKAGGPFMFVNLFWLAASLAVVGERAVTLLYRYRLNASAFIEQVHKMVRSGNLDRAVKFCGMAPRSPLARVIRAGLINANRGELEVARAVEEALAEHTPHVSRRVQWLWSLANIATLVGLVGTIVGLIGTFRALGNVPAEQKQALLSNGISEAMYNTGFGLSIAVLCIVAHLFFSNYAKNMVEQVELQALKLENLLSRRGSLEVVPSDSDVRAAS; via the coding sequence ATGATTCCCTCGGTGAACGAGTTGCTGCGCGTGGTGCTGGCCGAGGCCGCACCCGCCGCGGCGGGCCATGCCTCTTCTGGAGGCCTGGGGGACTTCATCGTCGGCGCGTTCAAGGCCGGCGGCCCGTTCATGTTCGTGAACCTGTTCTGGCTGGCCGCCTCGCTGGCCGTCGTGGGGGAGCGCGCGGTGACGCTGCTCTACCGCTACCGCCTCAACGCGAGCGCGTTCATCGAACAGGTCCACAAGATGGTGCGCAGCGGCAACCTGGACCGCGCGGTGAAGTTCTGTGGCATGGCGCCGCGCTCGCCGCTGGCGCGCGTCATCCGCGCGGGGCTCATCAACGCGAACCGCGGGGAGCTGGAGGTGGCCCGGGCGGTGGAGGAGGCGCTGGCCGAGCACACGCCGCACGTCTCGCGCCGCGTGCAGTGGCTGTGGTCGCTCGCGAACATCGCGACGCTGGTGGGCCTGGTGGGCACCATCGTGGGCCTCATCGGCACCTTCCGCGCGCTGGGCAACGTGCCGGCGGAGCAGAAGCAGGCGCTGCTCTCCAACGGCATCTCGGAGGCCATGTACAACACGGGCTTCGGCCTCTCCATCGCGGTGCTCTGCATCGTGGCGCACCTGTTCTTCAGCAACTACGCGAAGAACATGGTGGAGCAGGTGGAGCTCCAGGCCCTGAAGCTGGAGAACCTGCTGTCGCGCCGGGGCTCGCTGGAAGTCGTCCCCTCGGACAGCGACGTCCGCGCGGCGTCGTAG
- a CDS encoding ExbD/TolR family protein, producing MAFHHSRRKLKPREEEEGGELNIVPYLDILMNLIIFMLLSITGLTAFGALNVSAPTYGAAGLGQGDADAPKLMLTVLISHKGLYVRGNSPEAAPAEGGAPTVPLKADGTQDFAALNARMVKLKAAFPQETKVIVAADPDIPYDSLIQTMDALRETAGSASERKLLFPDVTLSAL from the coding sequence ATGGCGTTCCACCACTCGCGCCGCAAGCTGAAGCCGAGGGAAGAGGAAGAGGGGGGCGAGCTGAACATCGTCCCGTACCTCGACATCCTCATGAACCTCATCATCTTCATGCTGCTGTCCATCACCGGGCTCACCGCCTTCGGCGCGCTCAACGTGTCCGCGCCCACCTATGGCGCCGCGGGCCTGGGGCAGGGGGACGCGGACGCGCCCAAGCTGATGCTGACGGTGCTCATCTCCCACAAGGGGCTCTATGTCCGGGGCAACAGCCCGGAGGCCGCGCCCGCGGAGGGAGGCGCGCCCACGGTGCCGCTGAAGGCGGACGGCACGCAGGACTTCGCCGCGCTCAACGCGCGGATGGTGAAGCTCAAGGCCGCCTTCCCGCAGGAGACGAAGGTCATCGTCGCGGCGGATCCGGACATCCCCTACGACTCGCTCATCCAGACGATGGACGCCCTGCGTGAGACGGCGGGCTCCGCCAGCGAGCGCAAGCTGCTCTTCCCCGACGTCACGCTGAGCGCCCTGTAG
- a CDS encoding ExbD/TolR family protein: MSEPAPLTAEEAEQLARMRYRRALTRKKRKEREAASEVKELNITAMMDMMTIILVFLLKSFASSSAAITASEDVRPPVSSTRATPKDTVAITITPKNILVGEREVVRLKDGRIPEAQLQGRLVLGLDAQLKKEVQKLKFIAERNPAAPFSHELSVIADKMVPYDLLLTVLYTAGENELRNYRFIVLQRDAE; the protein is encoded by the coding sequence ATGTCCGAACCCGCGCCCCTGACCGCCGAAGAAGCCGAGCAGCTCGCGCGCATGCGCTACCGCCGGGCCCTCACGCGCAAGAAGCGCAAGGAGCGCGAGGCCGCCAGCGAGGTGAAGGAGCTCAACATCACCGCGATGATGGACATGATGACCATCATCCTGGTGTTCCTGCTGAAGTCCTTCGCGTCGTCCTCCGCGGCCATCACCGCGTCCGAGGACGTCCGGCCGCCGGTGTCCTCCACGCGCGCCACGCCGAAGGACACGGTGGCCATCACCATCACCCCCAAGAACATCCTGGTGGGGGAGCGCGAGGTGGTCCGGCTGAAGGATGGACGCATCCCGGAGGCCCAGCTCCAGGGGCGCCTGGTGCTGGGCCTGGACGCGCAGCTGAAGAAGGAAGTGCAGAAGCTCAAGTTCATCGCGGAGCGCAACCCGGCCGCCCCGTTCAGCCATGAGCTGTCGGTCATCGCGGACAAGATGGTCCCGTACGATCTGCTGCTGACGGTGCTCTACACGGCGGGCGAGAACGAGCTGCGGAACTACCGCTTCATCGTGCTCCAGCGCGACGCGGAGTAG
- a CDS encoding TraR/DksA family transcriptional regulator, with translation MSRTDDLLKIRGLLQERRRSTEAAQAGARRELAALKDQERDPEYEEQAQAELADYTLSTLIEAQRREIMLIDAALSRMDNDVFGECVDCGNEISLDRLEAMPFAIRCEQDAAEHEQETREAARHVGSLSL, from the coding sequence ATGAGCCGAACCGACGACTTGTTGAAGATCCGGGGCCTGCTTCAGGAACGCCGCCGTTCGACCGAGGCCGCCCAGGCAGGGGCTCGCCGGGAGCTGGCGGCCCTGAAGGACCAGGAGCGCGATCCCGAGTACGAGGAGCAGGCGCAAGCGGAGCTGGCGGACTACACGCTCTCCACGCTCATCGAGGCGCAGCGCCGGGAGATCATGCTCATCGACGCGGCGCTCAGCCGCATGGACAACGACGTGTTCGGCGAGTGCGTGGACTGCGGCAATGAAATCTCGCTGGACCGCCTGGAGGCCATGCCCTTCGCGATCCGCTGCGAGCAGGACGCCGCCGAGCATGAGCAGGAGACGCGAGAGGCCGCGCGGCACGTCGGCAGCCTGTCCCTCTAG
- the trmFO gene encoding methylenetetrahydrofolate--tRNA-(uracil(54)-C(5))-methyltransferase (FADH(2)-oxidizing) TrmFO: protein MSDVKQQRVTVIGGGLAGTECAYQLARRGVPVVLREMKPHKRSPAHKSDTLAELVCSNSLRSDNPESAIGLLHAELRALGSLVLSSADLHRVPAGDALAVEREGFSREITTRLQSGVGVEMVAGEVERLPQDGVVVVATGPLTSEALTQDLERHVGTKLYFYDSIAPILSGDSIDMGVAFRQSRYGKGGGDDYLNLPMTKEEYHRFVQEVKAGQKVVPHSFEEPKYFEGCLPIEVMAERGDETLAFGPMKPVGLKDPRTGMDPYAVVQLRMEDRAGTAWNMVGFQTRLTWGEQKRIFGTCIPGLQNAEFLRMGQIHRNTFIDSPRLLAEDLSLKTERRVFFAGQVTGVEGYVESAACGYLVALAIHARLTGGAFVPPPATTALGSLYRHLTGEAHPPDHPHQPTNVIYGLFPPLTGRMKKADKRAAYSARAKQDLVAWLPHAGVSAQTEGQTSA, encoded by the coding sequence ATGTCGGACGTGAAGCAGCAGCGGGTGACGGTGATTGGCGGGGGCCTGGCGGGCACCGAGTGCGCGTACCAGCTCGCGCGGCGCGGCGTGCCGGTGGTGCTGCGGGAGATGAAGCCGCACAAGCGTTCTCCCGCGCATAAGTCGGACACGCTCGCGGAGCTGGTGTGCAGCAACTCGTTGCGGTCGGACAACCCGGAGAGCGCCATTGGCCTGCTGCACGCGGAGCTGCGTGCGCTGGGCTCGTTGGTGCTCAGCAGCGCGGATCTCCACCGCGTGCCCGCGGGTGACGCGCTGGCGGTGGAGCGCGAGGGCTTCTCGCGGGAGATCACCACCCGGCTCCAGTCCGGCGTGGGGGTGGAGATGGTGGCGGGGGAGGTGGAGCGGCTGCCGCAGGACGGCGTGGTGGTGGTGGCGACGGGGCCGCTGACGTCGGAGGCGCTCACCCAGGACCTGGAGCGTCACGTCGGCACGAAGCTCTACTTCTACGACTCCATCGCGCCCATCCTGTCCGGAGACTCCATCGACATGGGGGTGGCGTTCCGCCAGAGCCGCTACGGCAAGGGCGGCGGGGATGACTACCTCAACCTGCCCATGACGAAGGAGGAGTACCACCGCTTCGTCCAGGAGGTGAAGGCGGGCCAGAAGGTCGTGCCGCACAGTTTCGAGGAACCGAAATACTTCGAAGGATGTCTGCCCATCGAAGTGATGGCGGAGCGCGGCGACGAGACGCTGGCCTTCGGGCCGATGAAGCCCGTGGGCCTGAAGGACCCGCGCACGGGGATGGATCCGTACGCGGTGGTGCAGCTGCGCATGGAGGACCGGGCGGGGACGGCGTGGAACATGGTGGGTTTCCAGACGCGTCTGACGTGGGGTGAACAGAAGCGCATCTTCGGCACGTGCATCCCGGGGCTCCAGAATGCGGAGTTCCTGCGGATGGGGCAGATCCACCGCAACACGTTCATCGACTCGCCCCGCCTGCTGGCGGAGGACCTGTCGTTGAAGACGGAGCGGCGGGTGTTCTTCGCGGGGCAGGTGACGGGGGTGGAGGGCTACGTGGAGAGCGCGGCATGCGGCTACCTGGTGGCGCTGGCGATCCACGCGCGACTGACGGGAGGCGCGTTCGTGCCGCCTCCGGCGACGACGGCGCTGGGCTCGCTGTACCGGCACCTGACGGGAGAGGCGCACCCGCCGGACCATCCGCACCAGCCCACCAACGTCATCTACGGGCTGTTCCCGCCGCTGACGGGGCGGATGAAGAAGGCGGACAAGCGCGCGGCCTATTCGGCGCGGGCGAAGCAGGACCTGGTGGCCTGGCTGCCACACGCGGGCGTTTCGGCCCAGACGGAAGGACAGACGAGCGCATGA
- a CDS encoding gliding motility protein, whose translation MKRIGMVGLAALLAVTGCKKGEDGSAPSQRSAAKGDTVRSAAKGTAVVGGQGQLLAAGRAADLRLSPDGQFATYLLNGQKPRLDGIPPQMLVGTLYVVPVAGGKPRELGDGVTNVPGSLLFSQDSKHLLYVTGYNPASQSGELHVLAMADAAAEPVTLGSAVTYLLPSPDGVNVAFVDAGALKLGPLPNGPFQTVAGEVSTAQFTPDGKTLLFKRRLSAAGGLAAVTVGASEPPRKLADQVGDYQVSSDGKRVAYQVRSEAVRGMYDLYLAEVPALKGQKLAVGTKVFGFSPDGQWLARTENGKPEQLGDLYVGPSSGGAGRKVGEAVEEMAFAPDSKAVGFLERYDQPSRAGSLGVASLPDGAPKRVGDRVPNFVWGSDSRYVAFLSRFLKPVFSVDLMLYALGQEKAEKVQPGVFGYGFTPNNGAVVFRTNCIRNGRACDFKALDLGEKQAEAKTWLQGIFSYKVSDDGSRVLATYARMDSDTYDVAIYDVKSGARKTLDQGVQVPAYFAGKDDARAVYIIGQGQSPGVYSAIATAQ comes from the coding sequence ATGAAGCGGATCGGCATGGTGGGCCTGGCGGCCCTGCTGGCGGTGACGGGGTGCAAGAAGGGCGAGGATGGAAGCGCGCCGTCCCAGCGCAGCGCCGCGAAGGGCGACACGGTCCGCAGCGCGGCGAAGGGCACCGCGGTGGTGGGAGGGCAGGGTCAGCTGCTCGCGGCGGGTCGCGCGGCGGACCTGCGGCTCTCACCGGACGGGCAGTTCGCCACGTACCTGCTCAACGGGCAGAAGCCCCGGCTGGATGGCATCCCGCCGCAGATGCTGGTGGGCACGCTGTACGTGGTGCCGGTGGCGGGCGGGAAGCCGAGGGAGCTGGGCGATGGCGTGACGAACGTGCCGGGCAGCCTGTTGTTCTCCCAGGACTCGAAGCACCTGCTCTACGTGACGGGCTACAACCCGGCCTCGCAGTCCGGAGAGCTGCACGTGCTGGCCATGGCGGACGCGGCGGCGGAGCCTGTGACGTTGGGCTCCGCGGTGACGTACCTGCTGCCGTCTCCGGATGGCGTGAACGTGGCGTTCGTCGACGCGGGCGCGCTCAAGCTGGGCCCCCTGCCGAACGGCCCCTTCCAGACGGTGGCGGGAGAGGTGAGCACCGCGCAGTTCACCCCGGACGGCAAGACGCTGCTCTTCAAGCGAAGGCTGTCGGCCGCGGGCGGTCTGGCGGCGGTGACGGTGGGCGCGAGCGAGCCCCCGCGCAAGCTGGCGGATCAGGTGGGTGACTACCAGGTGTCCTCGGACGGCAAGCGCGTGGCGTACCAGGTGCGCAGCGAGGCCGTGCGGGGGATGTATGATCTGTACCTCGCGGAGGTGCCCGCGCTGAAGGGGCAGAAGCTCGCGGTGGGCACGAAGGTGTTCGGCTTCTCTCCGGATGGGCAGTGGCTGGCGCGCACGGAGAACGGCAAGCCGGAGCAGCTGGGCGACCTGTACGTGGGCCCATCGTCCGGCGGTGCGGGGCGCAAGGTGGGCGAGGCTGTGGAGGAGATGGCCTTCGCGCCGGACTCGAAGGCGGTGGGCTTCCTGGAGCGGTATGATCAGCCGTCGCGCGCGGGCTCGCTGGGCGTCGCGTCGCTGCCGGATGGCGCGCCGAAGCGCGTGGGGGACCGGGTGCCCAACTTCGTGTGGGGTTCGGACAGCCGCTACGTCGCGTTCCTGTCGCGCTTCCTCAAGCCGGTGTTCTCCGTGGACCTGATGCTGTACGCGCTCGGCCAGGAGAAGGCGGAGAAGGTGCAGCCGGGCGTGTTCGGCTACGGCTTCACGCCGAACAACGGCGCGGTGGTGTTCCGCACCAACTGCATCCGCAACGGCCGCGCGTGCGACTTCAAGGCGCTGGACCTGGGGGAGAAGCAGGCGGAGGCGAAGACGTGGCTGCAGGGCATCTTCAGCTACAAGGTCTCCGACGACGGTTCGCGCGTGCTCGCGACGTATGCGCGCATGGACTCGGACACGTACGACGTGGCCATCTATGACGTGAAGTCGGGGGCGCGGAAGACGCTCGACCAGGGCGTGCAGGTTCCCGCGTACTTCGCCGGCAAGGACGACGCGAGGGCTGTCTACATCATCGGCCAGGGGCAGAGCCCCGGCGTGTACAGCGCCATCGCGACGGCGCAGTAG
- a CDS encoding kinesin produces MAPLVYRRYGGSLQVDIPDFNTLTEAVRIPATQWMALACPMEGIACDPRFLALMDADGNRRIRVEELRGAVDWTAARLKDRKGADAGSDVLELAALSDTADNLRGAAELVLRTLQAPDATRLSLEQLRTSDKALRDAGKNGDGLVAPVSLPERLRPLAQSIIAAFPQVTNRAGLAGVDVGLVKRFREERAALLTHLSGKDAVFTWGTVSLEQAKRVHDVAPLLDGYFMQCRLVAAQPEAAANLRLRADRVEGALGDLGALGKAAGELPIAPPDASGVLVWARLFRGAGYEKLEAFHQEVATPLLGDGVKLTDTAWRELSSKSEAILGWQAKRDASPLHTVADTLGAVSDEDLDALEAASREDLSLKPTLDVIAELERLVLYQRWLLLFANNFISMPSLYLPKRRALMERGTLILGGRKYTLSVLVTDRAAHSALTGQGTTCILYVKVMPRDGADGYEVAVPVTAGRSTDLVVGKRGVFYDVDGKESDAIVTQIIRQPVSLWESMTMPFMRIGAFITSKVEGLAASGEKEFDSSLEAGYKQTVTAPPPVAAPAAAAPAAAPAGGGLAGVLAAGGIAFAALGSSLAFILTQVKSLTLVDVITAATILAIVVMAPAGLLGWLKLRRRNLALLLEGSGWALNDRLMLTRGVATLITRRPKLPKGARVDRADLVRGALRHTQDDDESEGMSMGARLGLTLAILFILGWQVRVPVTEWLCTYHWLSEDACRVLLPKLVPSALPGAPAPSGAAPAAVPAPAPAK; encoded by the coding sequence ATGGCACCCCTCGTCTATCGCCGCTATGGCGGCTCGCTCCAGGTCGACATCCCTGACTTCAACACCCTCACCGAAGCGGTGCGCATCCCCGCGACCCAGTGGATGGCGCTCGCGTGCCCCATGGAGGGCATCGCGTGTGATCCGCGCTTCCTCGCGCTGATGGACGCGGATGGCAACCGCCGCATCCGGGTGGAGGAGCTGCGAGGCGCCGTGGACTGGACGGCGGCGCGGCTGAAGGACCGCAAGGGGGCGGACGCGGGCAGCGACGTGTTGGAGCTCGCGGCGCTCTCCGACACCGCGGACAACCTCCGGGGCGCGGCGGAGCTGGTGCTGCGCACGTTGCAGGCGCCTGACGCCACGCGGCTGTCGTTGGAGCAGCTGCGCACCAGCGACAAGGCGCTGCGTGACGCGGGCAAGAACGGCGACGGCCTGGTCGCGCCGGTGTCGCTGCCGGAGCGGCTGCGGCCCCTGGCGCAGTCCATCATCGCGGCGTTCCCGCAGGTGACGAACCGCGCGGGCCTCGCGGGAGTGGACGTCGGGTTGGTGAAGCGCTTCCGCGAGGAGCGCGCCGCGCTGCTGACGCATCTGTCCGGCAAGGACGCGGTGTTCACCTGGGGCACGGTGAGCCTGGAGCAGGCGAAGCGGGTCCACGACGTGGCGCCGCTGCTGGATGGCTACTTCATGCAGTGCAGGCTGGTGGCCGCGCAGCCAGAGGCCGCCGCCAACCTGCGCCTGCGCGCGGACCGGGTGGAGGGTGCGCTGGGCGACCTGGGGGCCCTGGGGAAGGCGGCGGGCGAGCTGCCCATCGCGCCGCCGGATGCGTCCGGCGTGTTGGTGTGGGCGCGGCTGTTCCGGGGCGCTGGCTACGAGAAGCTGGAGGCCTTCCACCAGGAAGTGGCGACGCCGCTCCTGGGAGATGGCGTGAAGCTGACGGACACCGCATGGCGGGAGCTGTCGTCGAAGTCGGAGGCCATCCTCGGCTGGCAGGCGAAGCGGGACGCGAGCCCGCTGCACACGGTGGCGGACACGCTGGGCGCGGTGTCGGACGAGGATCTGGACGCGCTGGAGGCGGCGAGCCGGGAGGACCTGTCGCTCAAGCCCACGCTGGACGTCATCGCGGAGCTGGAGCGGTTGGTGCTGTACCAGCGCTGGTTGCTGCTGTTCGCCAACAACTTCATCAGCATGCCCAGCCTGTACCTGCCGAAGCGGCGGGCGCTGATGGAGCGGGGCACGCTCATCCTCGGCGGCCGCAAGTACACGCTGTCGGTGCTGGTGACGGATCGCGCGGCGCACTCGGCGCTGACGGGGCAGGGCACCACCTGCATCCTCTACGTGAAGGTGATGCCGAGGGACGGCGCGGACGGCTACGAGGTGGCGGTCCCGGTCACCGCTGGCCGCAGCACGGACCTCGTCGTGGGCAAGCGCGGCGTGTTCTACGACGTGGACGGGAAGGAGAGCGACGCCATCGTCACGCAGATCATCCGCCAGCCCGTGTCGCTCTGGGAGTCGATGACGATGCCGTTCATGCGCATCGGCGCGTTCATCACCAGCAAGGTGGAGGGGCTGGCCGCGTCCGGGGAGAAGGAGTTCGATTCATCACTGGAGGCTGGCTACAAGCAGACGGTGACCGCGCCCCCACCCGTGGCGGCGCCCGCGGCGGCGGCACCCGCGGCGGCTCCCGCGGGAGGAGGTCTGGCGGGGGTGCTCGCGGCGGGCGGCATCGCGTTCGCGGCGCTGGGGTCGTCGCTGGCGTTCATCCTCACGCAGGTGAAGTCGCTGACGCTGGTGGACGTCATCACCGCGGCGACCATCCTGGCCATCGTGGTGATGGCGCCCGCGGGGCTGCTCGGGTGGCTGAAGCTGCGGCGGCGCAACCTGGCGTTGCTCCTGGAGGGGTCGGGCTGGGCGCTGAATGATCGGCTGATGCTCACGCGCGGCGTGGCGACGCTCATCACCCGTCGTCCGAAGCTGCCCAAGGGGGCGCGAGTGGATCGCGCGGACCTGGTGCGAGGTGCGCTGCGCCATACGCAGGACGACGACGAGAGCGAGGGCATGTCGATGGGGGCACGCCTCGGCCTCACGTTGGCCATCCTCTTCATCCTGGGCTGGCAGGTGCGGGTGCCCGTGACGGAGTGGCTGTGCACGTACCACTGGCTGTCCGAGGACGCCTGCCGGGTGCTGTTGCCGAAGCTGGTGCCATCCGCGCTGCCGGGTGCGCCCGCGCCCTCGGGGGCGGCTCCGGCGGCCGTGCCTGCTCCGGCGCCCGCGAAGTAG
- a CDS encoding tyrosine recombinase XerC, translating into MSPLSPLLEQFKIHLEGEKGASPHTVRNYLIDLVDYERYLVERMKLSLLAGTHAAIRGYLGTLSVDHAPTSRARRLASIKSFYKYLVRQKLLPASPAKLVKSPKLPKSLPKVLPVEEVFAILDMPDLDTVLGLRDKAILEMLYGGGLRISELCGLSTLGVDRSSRIVRVMGKGSKERLVPLNAKSIQSLEAYLARRGELLATVHAGQDPDALFLNFRGGRLTPRSIARHLDAYVLRLALARKVSPHAMRHSFATHLLGGGADIRSIQELLGHASLSTTQKYTHVTFEQLQEVYDAAHPRA; encoded by the coding sequence ATGTCCCCTCTGTCCCCGCTGCTGGAGCAGTTCAAGATCCACCTGGAAGGCGAGAAGGGCGCGTCCCCTCACACGGTGCGCAACTACCTCATCGACCTGGTGGATTATGAGCGCTACCTGGTGGAGCGGATGAAGTTGTCGCTGCTCGCGGGCACGCACGCGGCCATCCGTGGCTACCTGGGAACGCTGAGCGTGGACCATGCGCCCACGAGCCGCGCGCGGCGGCTGGCGAGCATCAAGTCGTTCTACAAGTACCTCGTGCGGCAGAAGCTGCTGCCGGCCAGTCCCGCCAAGCTGGTGAAGAGTCCGAAGCTGCCGAAGTCACTGCCCAAGGTGCTGCCGGTGGAGGAGGTGTTCGCCATCCTCGACATGCCGGACCTGGACACGGTGTTGGGGCTGCGTGACAAGGCCATCCTGGAGATGCTGTACGGCGGCGGCCTGCGCATCAGCGAGCTGTGCGGTCTGTCGACGTTGGGCGTGGACCGGAGCAGTCGCATCGTCCGGGTGATGGGCAAGGGCAGCAAGGAGCGGCTGGTGCCGCTCAACGCGAAGTCCATCCAGTCACTGGAGGCGTACCTCGCGAGGCGCGGCGAGCTGTTGGCCACGGTGCATGCGGGGCAGGACCCGGACGCGCTGTTCCTCAACTTCCGGGGTGGCCGGCTGACGCCCCGGAGCATCGCGAGGCACCTGGATGCGTACGTGCTGCGGCTGGCGCTGGCGCGCAAGGTGAGCCCGCACGCGATGCGCCACTCATTCGCCACGCACCTGCTGGGTGGCGGCGCGGACATCCGCAGCATCCAGGAACTGCTGGGCCACGCGAGCCTGTCCACCACGCAGAAGTACACCCACGTGACCTTCGAGCAGTTGCAAGAGGTCTACGACGCGGCGCACCCGCGCGCGTGA
- a CDS encoding Imm21 family immunity protein, whose translation MELRWISRPLFVANHSLGSWVGQDMKSQPRSWVESMGGPLVMLPGSMRSRWTGTACDDYRDACAIDGYAGVLKRDWGEVLVLGDEPLRTTVVERIDCPAIVRWTCSPAEECLVDAALSFEANAHFVVERLVMTIRDESYVIVDSALRAELAPGLELRIPPGTSRILTHIVREAGNEVAFVLHRFES comes from the coding sequence GTGGAGTTGCGTTGGATTTCCCGGCCGCTCTTTGTCGCCAACCATTCGCTGGGAAGCTGGGTAGGACAGGACATGAAGTCGCAGCCGCGTAGCTGGGTCGAATCGATGGGGGGACCGCTTGTGATGCTGCCCGGTTCGATGAGGTCACGTTGGACTGGGACGGCTTGTGATGATTACCGCGATGCATGCGCCATCGACGGTTACGCGGGCGTGCTCAAACGAGACTGGGGTGAGGTTTTGGTCTTGGGTGATGAGCCGCTGCGGACAACTGTTGTTGAGCGGATTGACTGTCCGGCAATCGTCAGGTGGACCTGTTCGCCTGCTGAAGAGTGTTTGGTCGATGCTGCACTTTCCTTTGAGGCAAATGCTCATTTCGTCGTGGAGCGGCTGGTGATGACGATCCGTGATGAGTCATATGTCATCGTGGACAGTGCTCTGCGTGCAGAACTTGCGCCGGGACTGGAGCTTCGGATTCCCCCGGGAACCTCGCGAATACTGACCCATATCGTCAGAGAAGCCGGGAACGAAGTGGCATTTGTGCTTCATCGATTCGAGTCATGA
- a CDS encoding DUF4265 domain-containing protein — MSGRRKVFFRLEQDEDGYPPVGTESLWCTPVGGGLFVLDNIPFFFRGATLGDSIEVEEEDGRLWYRATRRESGNSLLRLIVYDRMSLVGVVGELKRLGCSTEFDAAHGVVAVNVPGGVSLGEVRRYVAGAMTAGLVDCEEPILRQEWARSPGEGKS, encoded by the coding sequence ATGAGTGGACGTCGAAAGGTGTTTTTCCGTCTTGAACAGGATGAGGACGGATATCCTCCTGTTGGAACGGAGAGTCTGTGGTGCACTCCTGTTGGGGGCGGGCTGTTCGTGCTCGATAATATCCCATTCTTTTTTAGAGGTGCGACGCTCGGGGATTCGATCGAGGTAGAGGAGGAGGACGGGCGCTTGTGGTATCGGGCGACGAGGCGTGAATCTGGGAACTCATTGCTGCGGCTGATTGTTTATGATCGCATGAGTCTTGTGGGGGTTGTGGGGGAGTTGAAGCGGTTGGGTTGCTCGACTGAGTTTGACGCTGCACATGGGGTGGTGGCGGTGAATGTCCCAGGGGGTGTCTCTCTTGGGGAGGTGCGGCGGTACGTTGCCGGAGCCATGACTGCCGGGTTGGTTGACTGTGAAGAGCCGATCTTGAGGCAGGAATGGGCCAGGTCGCCTGGGGAGGGGAAGTCATGA
- a CDS encoding DUF1801 domain-containing protein, protein MATTSNDVDEYMAALEHPLKAEIEAVRAAILASDAAITERIKWKAPSFVHSGDDRVTFRLAPKGIFQVILHRGAKVKDSKGFAFEDDSALVEWLAPDRGVVTLPDAKTAKAKKAALVKLVGRWMKATAT, encoded by the coding sequence ATGGCGACCACGAGCAACGATGTCGACGAGTACATGGCGGCACTCGAACACCCGCTGAAGGCGGAGATCGAAGCCGTGCGCGCCGCCATCCTGGCCTCCGACGCGGCCATCACCGAGCGCATCAAGTGGAAGGCCCCCAGCTTCGTCCACTCAGGTGACGACCGGGTGACGTTCCGGTTGGCCCCCAAGGGCATCTTCCAGGTCATCCTGCACCGGGGCGCGAAGGTGAAGGACTCGAAGGGCTTCGCCTTCGAGGACGACTCGGCCCTCGTGGAGTGGCTGGCTCCGGACCGGGGCGTCGTCACGCTGCCTGACGCGAAGACCGCGAAGGCGAAGAAGGCCGCCCTCGTGAAGCTGGTGGGACGATGGATGAAGGCGACCGCGACCTGA
- the hslV gene encoding ATP-dependent protease subunit HslV, translating into MFHGTTILCVRREGKVVIAGDGQVSLDKTIMKNTARKVRRIGEGQVLAGFAGSTADAFTLFERFEAKLKEHQKNLARACVELGKDWRTDRFLRRLEALLIVADREKTFILSGAGDVIEPDHGIAAVGSGGHYALSAARALLANTQMSARDICSQSMAIAADICVYTNSNVTYEEL; encoded by the coding sequence ATGTTCCATGGCACCACGATCCTCTGCGTCCGCCGCGAAGGGAAGGTCGTCATCGCGGGCGACGGTCAGGTCAGTCTCGACAAGACCATCATGAAGAACACGGCGCGCAAGGTGCGCCGCATCGGCGAGGGGCAGGTGCTCGCCGGCTTCGCTGGCAGCACCGCGGACGCCTTCACGCTCTTCGAGCGCTTCGAAGCCAAGCTCAAGGAGCACCAGAAGAACCTGGCGCGCGCCTGCGTGGAGCTGGGCAAGGACTGGCGCACCGACCGCTTCCTCCGCCGCCTGGAAGCGCTGCTCATCGTCGCGGACCGGGAGAAGACGTTCATCCTCTCCGGCGCGGGCGACGTCATCGAACCCGACCACGGCATCGCCGCCGTGGGCAGCGGGGGCCACTACGCCCTGTCCGCCGCGCGCGCCCTGCTGGCGAACACCCAGATGTCGGCCCGCGACATCTGTTCGCAGTCCATGGCCATCGCCGCGGACATCTGCGTCTACACCAATTCCAACGTCACCTACGAAGAGCTCTGA